The DNA sequence GCCGATGCCAGTTGTAGTGCAAGCCGGCTTCCAACTGGAACCACTGGCCGGGGAAGCGGGCGTTGAGGGTTTCGGCACCTGAGAGCGTGTAGGCGCCGCCGAAGGGACTATAGAGGGCCGACCAGGCGACCGCGCCCGAGGCATGCGTGATCTTCGTGGGCCGTCGTTGCAGACCATTCGCGCATCCTTGCAGCGCCACCACGGCGAGGCATTCGCGCTGCATTTGCAGTACCCGATCCGGCCGCGCTGGCAAGAAGGAAGGCCTCTCAGAGTATTTTCCTCATTAGAAGCCCCAACAGTATCCCCGGGACAACAGTAGATAAGGCCGTAATGAGAAATATAAGAAATGCTGATTGCAAACCCTTCAAACCAGGAAAGTCAGTTCCATATCCCAGTTGCTCTATCACCAGATTGGCAAGCGGACCCAAAATAATGATTGGAACGATCAGTAGAAGCGCCTTGAGCGTAGCTTGCTCGACGGAGAAATAAGAAACTAGAAGTGCTGCCAAAAACGGAAGCAAATAGAGGCTCTTCCGCCCAATTTCCGCATATCCCTCGACACCATATGCCCATTTCTCAAATGTGAGTCCCAAGGTAAACCATACCAACAGCAGCATTAGGCCCACAAGCCAAATTTTCAGATCGCTCATCTCTAATTTCTTGTCCTGGAAAACTCAGTTAAACGGCCAATTGTTCGGGAAGCTCTGCGGTGGAACGGTTCCGCCACAAGCGTCCAGCGCTCGTTGGACGCAATGGCAACAGTTATTTCTGGCGATCGAGTACTGTGTACATCGTCTCATCGCATTTCGCAGACAATTATCCCGTTCGGGATCTTGTTCGCGGGTACATTGGGTTTGCGGGTGTTCGGGCTCGGCATCGGGACCCACTCCGTTCGGGTCGAAGCCGATGGTGGTTCCATCGCTGAACCTCAGATAGCAGTGCCGATATCCTGTAAACCCGATGTTCCTCAGCGGCCTGTGACACATCTGGAAAAGGCCCGTGATATCGACATTTTGCGGCGGGCTTGATCCCGCATACGCATATACCCCCGGTCCATCGACGAAGCCGAGCGGATCGGGCTGGGTGTAGCGGCCCATTGTAGGATCGTAATGCCTGTGCCAGTTGTAATGCAAGCCTGCGCCAGGTTACGCGACGCGGACAACAATCGAAAGAGCCCGGCAAGCCGTCGAACTGCTCCAAGCCTTTCACCGGTCGCTACCCGTTGGCGTAACGCCGGGCTGCAGGGCACCAAAACTCTATCGCTCCGTCAATCTCATCACTCATCGCATCACGATCAGGAATCGTCTTCGAAATGAATTTCAAGAACTTGCAGATGGTGCTCTTTTGATCGGAGCTCAAAAGCGATATTAGTATTGGTCCATCGTTTTCATCTTTTAGGTTGAACAGACGATAGACTGTATAGTCAGTGACGCTAGATGACGGATTCTTGATTGCGTACAACATAAACTGGGGTAACACGAACGCTAAGCCCTTGGGCGTGAACGCCGATAATGAATTGCGAAAATTTTCGATATCGCTCGCCAAAATTTGCGTTGCATCGAGTGCTTCTAGCCGAGCCAGCATAGCTGCAATGTCTTCGACCTCCCAGTGGGAACGCTTGATGCTGACGTCAAGAGGTGGCCGAAAGACATCCGAAAATGCGGACCTAATACAGACAGCTAGAGCATGACCATCAGAACTTACGTCTATCATCGCTTAAGGATCCGGAATAAAATTACTTGGTAGCTGAACGCAGATGTTGCATTTCTTCTGTTTGGCAATTCGGAGGCACTTTTTGATTTTGTTTTCCTCATCAGGGATGCGCTGCCAATGGTCTTGATCTTCGGGATCAAAGCAATTTGCGGTCAATCGGGACTGCGCCAGTATACATTTGGCTGCGTTGGAAATTTTATCAACAATATCCGAGCACTGATCATTGTCTCCGTGGCAAGTTTCATTCCTCCATTTACAATATACTTTCGTTTGGAGCTTTAACCAGTAGCACTGAGCTAGGCTGCCCCCGCTACCTGGTGGCGTGGAGGGTGGGTCGATTTGAGGGTCGGGAACGTTTGGCGGAAGCCACTCATCAACCAGTCCCGTCGGGTCCACTCGCAATATCGGGCTGTTATGGACATACGCATACACACTCGGGCCATCTATAAACCCCAGCGGGTCGGGCTGGGTGTAGCGGCCGAGGCTCGGATCGTAATGCCGATGCCAGTTGTAGTGCAAGCCTGCTTGCTTGATGCGCCTTCCGACTCACGTTCCGCGAGCCGGCCGGAAGGCGCGCAACATCTGGAACCACATCAACACCGGCTTGCCGAGTGTTGAGCAACAAAACTGTCCGGGGAAGCGGGCGTTGAGGGTTTCCGCACCTGAGAACGTGTAGGCGCCGCCGAACGGGCTGTAGAGAGCCGACCAGACGACCGCGCCCGTGGCATCCGTCATCTTCACAAGACAGTTGAGCCCGAGTCCGGACCAGACAGAGCGTATTCAGGTCGTGTTAAATTTTGCCTGTAGCGCCTCATCAACCAGCGTTTCGAGTTGTCGGTACGTTTCGACGCCAGCAGCATAAGGAATTGCTCGTGGAAATGCGATTTCTACCGGCAGGCCGCACCATGTGGCCCCAGGATAGGCCTCTCCTATAAGTCCTCTGAGAGCGTCGAATGCTAGCATTACTGATTGCATCTCATCGACGCCGAAAGCACTCGCTTGCTTTGCTAATAGTCCTGCCGCACTTATTCTGATGGCGCATTGGAACTCCATTGAGTCAATACGGATTGGCTGATCAATCTCTATCAATATTTCCTGGTCTGAACCGGCGAATGACATCGAGCGACGCAAAATCGCGTTACCATCCATTTGTTCTACTCCCAACTAAAGCGGAACATCGAGACAGTGATTATTGTAACAATAGCCAAGGCAGCCGGCCGTGCCCAAATATGTAGCTGCCCAACAAAGCGCCTTCGCCTGGGGTGGCATTGGTGTAACTCTGCAGAAATTTTCCATCGTCGTCTTCCCTGCATTGCATGCGCGTATGCACTTTTGACAGGTATCTTTCAAACAGACCCTAGTCTCACTCGGTGGGAAAGATTGTGAGGACGATTGCCGCCCGTCAATATCGATGTACTCATGCGGTGAACTTTTCACATAAGCAAACACCCCCGGCCCATCGACGAATCCGAGGGGATCTGGCTGTGTGTATCGTCCAATCGATGGATCGTAATGCCTGTGCCAGTTGTAGTGCAAGCCGGCTTGCTTGATGCGCCTTCCGACTCGCGTTCCGCGAGCCGGCCGGAAGGCGCGCAACATCTGGAACCACATCAACACCGGCTTGCCGAGTGTTGAGCAACAAAACTGTCCGGGGAAGCGGGCGTTGAGGGTTTCGGCACCTGAGAGCGTGTAGGCGCCGCCGAACGGGCTGTAGAGAGCCGACCAGACGACTTACTTGATGGCGCTTCGGATGCCCACTCGCATCCGCGCCGTTTTTCTTTGCGCTTCGGATGCCCAC is a window from the Hyphomicrobiaceae bacterium genome containing:
- a CDS encoding RHS repeat-associated core domain-containing protein, which codes for MHYNWHRHYDPTMGRYTQPDPLGFVDGPGVYAYAGSSPPQNVDITGLFQMCHRPLRNIGFTGYRHCYLRFSDGTTIGFDPNGVGPDAEPEHPQTQCTREQDPERDNCLRNAMRRCTQYSIARNNCCHCVQRALDACGGTVPPQSFPNNWPFN
- a CDS encoding DUF6714 family protein; the encoded protein is MIDVSSDGHALAVCIRSAFSDVFRPPLDVSIKRSHWEVEDIAAMLARLEALDATQILASDIENFRNSLSAFTPKGLAFVLPQFMLYAIKNPSSSVTDYTVYRLFNLKDENDGPILISLLSSDQKSTICKFLKFISKTIPDRDAMSDEIDGAIEFWCPAARRYANG